In the genome of Mesorhizobium sp. NBSH29, the window TCCTCCGCCGCGTCGTCCCGACCATATGCAATGTTGTCCCGAATCGAGCGATGCATGAGCATTGCTTCCTGGCTGACAACGCCAAACTGTGCGCGCAGCGAGGCTTGCGTGATATCTCGAATGTCATGCCCATCCAGCAAGATACGTCCAGCCTCGACGTCAAACAGCCGTAGCATCAGATTTATGATCGTGGTCTTGCCCGCACCGGACGGCCCCACAAGCGCAACCCTCTCACCCGGCTTGATGTGTAGGTTCAGTCGATCGATGACGCCATCGGTCTTGCCATAGTGGAACGACACCTCTTCGAACCGTATATCGCCTTTGGCGGCGGGCAGCGCTATCGCGCCATCGGCATCGCGGATGGCAGGCAGAACGGAAATTGTCCGCGTCGCGTCCTGGACTGTAGCGTAGTTGCGCACCAGGCCGTTGATGTTGAACATCATCCACCCCGACATCTGGTTCAGCCTGAACACGAGCCCAATTGCCGCAGCAATGGCGCCAGTTGAAATACTGCCCGTAGTCCAGTTGTAAATCGCGATCGCGCCAATCGCGCTCATCATGATGCCATTGAGGATGGCGACCGACGAACGCACGGTCGTAACCGCACGCGTCAATTGCACCACCGCTGCAAAAAATCCTTCGAGTCCTTCGCGGATATATACGTGTTCGCGACTGCCGCTGTCGAACAGCTTGATCGCCACGATATTGGTAAAGGCGTCCACCAGACGGCCATTGAATATTGAACGTTGATCGGCAGTCTCGCGTCCCGCCTGCCGCATGCGCGGCAACAGAAACCAGACGATGGCGGCATAGCCCGCAAACCATACCGCCACGACCACGCCAAGCAACGGATCGAACGAAACCAGGATCGAGATCGCAAGAACCACGAAGGTAAGAAACGTCCACATCGTTGCCATGACATTGACGATAAAGTCGCCAACGGCCTCGCCGCCCTGCATGATCTTCGTGGCAATGCGGCCCGCGAAATCGTTCTGGTAAAAGCCGTAGGGCTGCTGGATAACGCGGCGAAACGCCTGCCAGCGCACCATTGAATAAAACCCCGGAACAATGATCTGCTGTTCCACAATGGCCGACGCGATCACCGCAACGGCGCGGACAACCAAGATGAGAAACAGCAGTGCCGCCAGCGCCGGCCAATGGTCGACAAACAGCCGTTGTGGCGAGGAATTGTCAAGAACATCAATCAGCCAGCCGACTGACCAGTACATGGCCGCTTCCACTGCGCCGACGCAAAAGCTGGTGACCAAAAGCAGGATGAAAGGCCATTTGGCCTGCCGCGCAAAATAAAGAATGAAGCGCCACGCATCCTGAGGCAACACCTCGCGTTTAGTGTCCTGGAACGGGTCGACTGTGCCTTCCAGCGCCCGCCATGCCCGTTCGCGAAACCCTTCATCCGTCACGCGAACATCTCCTGAATCAGTATTTCAAGCCCTGCGCGCAACATGCTGTTCCGATTCTGCTTTTCTTCCGTTGGGGAATGCCCGCCAACCGTGAACCAGACATATAGGCATGCCGGCGTGGAAATCCCGCCGGCGAACCTCTCTTCTTGCAACTCCGCCCTACTCGGCAGCTTCGTCCTGGAGAAGAAACCCACCGGACTGGCGCTGCCACAACTGCGCATAGAGCCCGCCCTTGGCCACTAGAACATCATGCGTGCCCTCCTCGATCACGCTTCCCTGATCCATCACGACCAGTCGGTCCATCGCCGCGATTGTGGAAAGCCGGTGCGCGATGGCAATGACCGTCTTGCCCTCCATCAGCCGGTACAGGTTTTCCTGGATCGCCGCTTCTGCTTCTGAATCGAGTGCCGAAGTTGCCTCATCCAGGATCAGTATCGGCGCGTCCTTGAGCATCACCCGGGCAATTGCAATGCGCTGCCGCTGTCCGCCCGAAAGCTTGACGCCGCGTTCACCGACATGAGCATCAAACCCGCCGCGCCCTTTCGCGTCGCCGAGCCCGGCAATGAAGTCGACAGCTTCCGCACGACGCGCCGCTTCCAGCATCATCTCATCGGTCGCGTTCGGGCGACCGTAAAGAATATTGTCACGCACGGAGCGATGCAGTAGCGAAGTGTCCTGCGTGACCATGCCGATCTGCGCGCGCAGGCTGTCCTGCGTGACCTTGGAAATGTCCTGGCCATCGATCAGGATGCGCCCGCCTTCAAGGTCGTAAAAGCGCAACAGCAGATTGACCAGCGTAGACTTGCCAGCTCCAGAGCGCCCGACCAGCCCAAGCTTTTCGCCCTGCCGTACGGACAAGGACAGCTCGTCGATAACACCCATCTGCTTGCCGTAATGGAAGCGGATTTTCTCGAACGTAATCTCGCCTCTATCCACCACAATGTCGGCTGCATTTGGCTCATCGTCAACCACCCGCGGCATGGAGATGGAACCAATGCCATCCTGTACCGTGCCAATGTTTTCAAAGAGCGCCGACATCTCCCACATGATCCATTGCGACATACCCCACATGCGAAGCACCAGGCCAAGCACCACGGCAACCGCTCCAATTGAGACGGCGTTTTCCAGCCACAGCCAGATTGAAAGCGCAGCAGACGAAACCAGCAGCGATGAGTTGATGAGGTAGAGACATCCGTAAAGCTTGGTCACCAGACGCATGGATCGATAAACCGTCTGCAGGAAGTTATTCATCCCTTCCTTGGCATGCGTGGCCTCCCTGCGTGCATGCGAAAACAGTTTTACTGTTTGGATGTTGGTGTAGCTGTCAACAATCCGCCCTGTCATGGTGGAGCGCGCATCCGCCTGTTGCTCGGCTACGGCCCCAAGGCGCGGGATGAAATACCGCAACAGCCCGACATAGACCGCAACCCACACAAGCAGCGGCATTGCCAGTCGCCAATCAGCCGATCCCACAATGAGAAGCGCGCCTATAAAATAGACGATCACATAGTTCAAAACGTCAATAAGCTTCATCACGCATTCGCGCACCGCCAGTGCGGTCTGCATCAGCTTGGTGGCAATGCGGCCGGCGAATTCGTCCTGATAAAAACTCATCGACTGCTTCAGCAGATAGCGGTGTACCTGCCAGCGAATGCGCATCGGATAGTTGCCCATCAGAGTCTGCTGGTGGATCATCGAGCTGAAAAACACAGCTGTAGGCAGCGCAACCAGCACGATGAATGCCATCCCGATAAGCTTCCAGGATTCGGTCTGAAGGAATGTTTCCCGGTTCTGGCCGGACAGCCAGTCGACAATACTGCCAACGAAGCCGAACATCCCAACCTCGACCAACGCGATCGCGGAGTTGAAGAGGGCGGCAATGGCGATATACGGCCACGAGCCCTTGGAATAGTGCAGACAGAACGCGACGAGCGTTTTGGGGGGCTCGACCGGCTCTTCGGCAGGAAAGGGATCGAGTCGTTTTTCGAACCAGCGAAACATGTTTCAGTCTTTCAAATCAGTGCGGAAATGAATGTGCCCGGATCAGGCAGCAGCGCGTTGTGACGCGGACGGCTCCGCCTCCAGCTTGTCCACCGGAAGCGCTTCCACGTCGTCAGTATAAGATGCCGGCGCAGGTTTGCCGATGGGCTCGAGCACCGCTGGTGACAACAGTGCCGCAGGTGCAATTTCGAGCGATTCCACGGACCCCGCCAGCCGTTGCGCATAGACGATGAGCCGGCGCAGCCAAGGGCGGTAATGGGGATCTGGCACCACCATCGACGGGTCGAAATCGGGCAGCCCTCCGCGATGCGACCGTACAGCCTTATCAGCCTTCGAAGTGTGGTAGAAACGCTCCCCCATCAGCAGCATCCAGGCATGCAGTTTTCGCTCGTGCAGGCCGGCTTTGTCGGGAATCCTTGGTTGAAAAAAATTGAACATGATCACCTCCCAGATAGGGCAAAGGCGTTGGCGATAGGGGTGCAAAGCTGTCGGTGACCCAGTGAGAGCCACGAAGCGGTCAGCAAATGAGAAGGCAATCTAGGCGGAGCAGTCAGCCCGCGCGGCGGTTCGGAAAACATCGAACGAATCCTTCAATAACCGGGATAAAAATCCGGCGGGATTCGCGATCTTGCTTTGGATGTACGTTAAAGCGTCGGAACCGAAACCGCCGTTAGGCTGAAAGCCCACCAGTTCGGCAGGCGCTTGGTGCGATAAAAAACATATATTCCATGCCTGCCTCCGTCGGTTCGTGTTGACAATGAAGGCTCTATAGCTCCATCGGTCGCCGTTGACTACCGTAGCGGGAGCTCCGGCTGCAATGAAACCAAACACTGTTGCGAAATCGCCACATTTTAGCGAGGCACGAAAGTGGCTGAAGGAATTAGAATTGCGCTCTATCAACCTGACATCGCGGGCAACACCGGCACTATGTTGCGTATGGCTGCCTGCCTCGGCATCGCGGTAGATCTGATCGAGCCCGCTGGCTTCGACATCTCGGACCGGGCGCTCAAGCGGGCCGGCATGGATTATCTCGAAATGGCCTTCCTCACCCGCCATGTCGATTTTGATCGATTCGAGGAGTGGAGAAAGCAGGAGGGTCGAAGGCTGGTGCTTCTCTCCACCAAGGCCGACCGAGCCTACACCACCTTCAACTTCCAGGCTGGCGACTGTCTTCTGGTCGGCCGCGAATCCGCTGGCGTGCCTGATGCGGTTCACGCCCGCGCCGACGCCTCGATCATTATTCCGATGAAGGGTGGCGGCCGCAGCCTCAATGTTGCGCTTGCCGCTTCCATGGTGGTTGGCGAAGCACTGCGTCAGCTGGGTTAGATTTCTAAACGACATCACGGATCTCCGGGGAACAGTGATGCCGTTCTCGAACTTCAACCATGCTTTAAATCAAGCGAAAACTTCGGATCGAAGAAGCCGTGCTGACACCGGCATGTCAGCACAAAATGCCGGCCCGATTCAGTCAGCGGTCGGCAGCCGGCGAATCGTAAACTCGATGAAATCGTCCGGACGCTCGAACCAGCTTTCGATCTCGGTCCAGTAGGCCTGCTTGGGCCAACGATCAAAGCACTCGCGCGCTTTGACGCGGGCGGCAGGTCTTGGCAACAGAAAGGTCTCGCGCAAAAACCCGTCGCGCGGGCTGCGAGCCCGTTCTGCACGTGCTTCCTCGAGCTTCTTTTTCAGCCCGGTGAGCGGTGGTCTTGCCGGGGTGCGCACAAAGAACTCCTTGACCCTCGTGATTTAAAGACTAGGGATCGCGTGCTCAAAAGACGAGTCAAAATTTGCGTGCGGGTTCTCCGCCCGCTTTCACCAAGAACCGGAGACGGCGCACCATGGATCGCCCCGAAATCCCGGCGGGTTTGCCTGCGGACATAGAAACGAAAAAGGAACTGGCAAAAGCCTGGTTCGAAACGCTTCGCGACCGCATCTGCGCTACGCTTGAGAGCATCGAGGATTCAGTCAGCGGGCCGCAATCAAGCTGGGCTCCGGGACGCTTTGAGCGCACACCCTGGACGCGCGATGAGGGCAACGGCGGTGGCGGCGTCATGTCGATGATGCATGGCCGCGTGTTTGAGAAAGTCGGCGTCCATGTCTCGACAGTCCACGGTGAATTTTCGCCCGAATTTCGCAAGCAGATGCCGGGCGCCGAGGAAGACCCGCGCTTTTGGGCAAGCGGCATTTCGCTGATTGCCCATCCGTGGAACCCGCATGTGCCGGCTGTTCACATGAACACCCGCATGGTGGTGACGTCGCGCCACTGGTTCGGTGGCGGCGCCGACCTGACACCGGTTCTCGAGCGCAAGCGTAGCCAAGATGATCCTGACACGCTGGCATTCCACAAGGCGATGCAATTTGCTTGCGAAAAACATAAGGCCGTCGCCGACTACGACCGCCTGAAGGCCTGGTGCGAAGAGTATTTCTTCCTGCCGCACCGCAATGAGGCCCGTGGCGTCGGCGGCATCTTTTTCGATTGGCAGCATTCGAATGAAGAAGTTGGGGGCTGGGCCGCCGATTTCCGCTTCACGCAGGATATCGGCCGAACCTTCCTCGTCGTCTACAGGCATCTCGTCGAGGCGAACTACAACAACAACTGGACCGATGCCGAACGTGAAGAGCAACTGATCCGCCGCGGCCGATATGTCGAGTTCAACCTTCTGTACGACCGCGGCACGATTTTCGGTCTGAAAACCGGCGGCAATGTGAATTCGATCCTGTCCAGCCTGCCGCCAGAGGTGAAGTGGGTGTGACGCCTATTCCCGACAGGCGCGCAGCGACCGCGCTGGCAGGTCCGCGAGTTCCACCAAGCTCATTTCCGCTATAACCGGATGTGCGAGGGGGTCGCGTCGCCAGCCCGTACATGTTTGATCAGGGTTCGCCGTTAAACCCGGTGAGCGCTTTTGCAAAACAGCAGTGAGTATGCGTTCGAAAATTGCCTGGAACATCGTTGCGGCCTCCATCTGCCGATAATCAAGAAAATCGTTCTTCAACGTGTTGGATTCAATGGAGTTCTACACTTTTCTGGTATAGAAAACCTATATGAGGAACCTGAACCGCGTTCAGTTGAACGGTCTTCGCGCCCTCGAGGCGGCAGGGCGTCTCGGCTCATTGCAGCGAGCCGCAGACGAACTCGGTGTATCGCCCGGCGCCGTAAGCCAGCAGATCATCAAGACCGAGCGGCAACTAGCGACCGCCGTCTTTGATCGGACGCCCTCTGGTCTGCGCGCAACCAGGGCAGGCGCTACCCTGCTCACCCGGCTGACAGGTGCTTTCCGCGAACTCGATCACGCCGTTGCATCTGTCGCCGAGCAGGAAGACACCACGCTGACGATTTCAGTCGCGCCGGTGTTTGCTTCCAAATGGCTGGTGCCGCGGCTGGCCTCATTTCGGAAACACCATCCGGAATTTCGCGTCCGCATTGATGCTACTACCGAACTGGTTGATCCTGACCGCTCCGACATTGACCTGTGCATTCGTGTCGGTCTCGACAACTGGCCAAAGGTCAAAGCCGGCTTTTTGCTCCCGCAGGAGGTTTTTCCAGTCTGCGCGCCTGACCTTGCTGAAAAGCTGGAAAACCCCTCAGACCTTGCAAACCTGCCGATCATTCGCGATGCCAATTCCAACTTGAGCTGGAACATCTGGCTAAAACCTTTTGGCCTTTCGGATACAATTCTTGGCTTGGGCGACACCTTCACCGACGCCTCGCTCTGCCTCGATGCCGCGATTTCCGGCCAGGGCGTCATGCTCGCATGGCAGACGCTCGCCTTCGATGCCCTACGCTCCGGTTTGCTCGTCGCGCCGTTCCGCGAGCGTGTAGCATCAGGCTATGGCTACTACATAATCACCTCTGCAACCCGACGCGAGCCGCCGAAGGTGGCCCGGTTCCGCGCTTGGTTGAAGGAAGAGATTGCGGCGAGCGTGGTTGATGGTGACGCGATCCGGCAATGAGCGGGCTGATCCACAGCGAAAGCTCCCGGCGCTTGGTTCGCCTCGAGGTAGAGCCCAATCTGGCTGTCGCGCCGCACGCGCCCGTGCTATAATCTGAACTCACGCGAAATCAGCAGAAGGGAGAAGCTCGATGAAGGAATTCCACTGCGGAACGTTGGTCCCCGGCTGCGACTGGCACACCCGTCATCAGGAAGAGGCCGAGATCATGCGCCGCGCTGCAGAACATATGCGTAACACCCATGGCGAGACGACGATCCGTGAAACCATGATCGAAGCGATCCGCTCACGCATTGAAAAGGTACGCGACGCCGCCTAACCTTAAACTTGTGAAATTTCAGCGGCGCGTGCCATCAGCGCGTCGCGTTCCAGCACGAAACCGCTGTCGATCCACAATGTCTCCAGCCGTTTTAGCGTGTGTCCAAGCGCCGCGCCCTGCTTCATGCCAAGGTCCGTCAGGTCGCTGCCCCTGATGGGGAATTCTGGACGTTGCCATTCCTGCACAAAGCGAAGTTGCCGTATATAGGAACCGGCTTCCATCAAGCTTTTGTCGCCTGCTTCGGCACGCTCTCGTGCCGCGATGAGATGAAGACGCAACCGGTCAGCAACACCCAGCGGATCACCTCTGTAAAGCGCCTGAGATAGCGCCACGTCGCTTGTCTCCTTCGCAAGCGGTGCCGTGATACTCCATCCACGCAATCGCTGCGCATCCGATTTCGACAGCTTCAACCGCTCGGCCAGCGTCTTCATCCGCGCTGCGTCAGGCGGCACAATCGCCTCAAGCCTCAGCAGCGGATCAACATGCCAACTCAGATCCCGCTCGGCTTTCACCAGCGCATGGATCGAATCAATGCCCCATTTCTCGCTCTCGGGCAGAACCTTGGAAAGCACGCCTGCCTGGCGCATCCACAACAGCGCACGTGACGGATCAGGCGCTGCCAACAACCTCTTCAGCTCATTCCAGACCCGCTCAGCCGACAATTGGTCGAGCCCATCTTTCAGCCGCGCGCAGGCTTTCAGCCCAGCCGCATCGGGCCGACCGGAGCCGTACCATGCGAAAAAGCGGAAGAACCGCAAGATCCGCAAATTGTCTTCGCGGATACGCGTTTCGGCATCGCCGATAAAACGCAGGGTGCGGCTTTCAAGATCAGCGAGCCCGCCAACCAGATCAACCACCGTTCCATCCGCATTGGCGTAAAGCGCGTTGATGGTGAAGTCGCGCCGCTCGGCATCACGCAACCAATCGCGCCCGAACACCACTTTGGCATGCCGGCCATCGGTGTCGATGTCAGAGCGCAAGGTTGTCACCTCGAACGCCTGGCCCTTGGCAACCACCGTGATGGTGCCATGCTCTGCACCCGTCGGCACTGCCTTGAACCCCGCTGCCTCGGCGCGGCGCACCGTCTCCTCGGGGCGATTGGTGGTCGCAATGTCAATATCAGTGACCGGCTCGTTCAGAAGCGTATTGCGCACTGCGCCGCCGGCAATTCTTGATTCTTCACCGGAAGCCGAGAGAACCGCCAGAAGCGATTGAAGTGATTCGCCTTTCAGCCATGACGCTGCGGCAACCGACCTGACCCCGTTCATGTGTAAAGCCTTTCATAGAGCGTGCGCACAATCCCGGCAGTCACGCCCCATATGCGCCTTTCGCCAAACTGGATGGCGTAGAAGTAGCGCTCATGCCCCTGCCACATCCGGCTGTCCATTATGTGGTTTTGAGGGTCCATAACAAAGCGAAGTGGCACCTCGAATGCATCCGCAACCTCGTCCTGATTGAGCGTCATGAGATAGTCTGCGCGCACGATGCCCAGCACCGGCGCAATTCGAAAACCGCTCCCCGACAGATAATCCGGCATGCGGCCTACGATCTCAATATCGTCCGGTCCAAGCCCGATTTCTTCTGTTGTCTCACGCACTGCAGCCGCTTCGGGAGAGGCATCTTCCGCATCAATTGCGCCGCCGGGAAAAGCCACTTGGCCGGCATGGTTACGCAGATGCTCGGTGCGCAGTGTCAGCAGCAAAGACGAGTCTGCGCCGCGGTCAACAACCGGGATTAGCACAGCGGCATCGCGCATTCCCGCCTTCAGCAGCAAGTCACGGCTTCCCGGATTGAGGCAATGGTCGCCATAGTCAATGTCCGCCGGTGCCCCGCCCTGGCGCGCGGCGCGCAGGCGAAAATCCTCGGCTGAAAACCGTATCTCCGAACGCACATCCATGTCAGAGGCTCAGCCGCTGGAGTGTTTCGGATGGCATGATGGGATATATCTCACCACCCGAACGCACCGCAAACATGCGTTGATTTCCGATGTCGATCTCCTCGCCATGCTGAACAAGTTCGTACATCACCGACCGGGCCACCAGTGCCTCCAGCCGACCACGTACCAGCACATAAGGTTTCAATCCGCCGGTCTCGGCCTCATCGACGAAACGCAGCGGATGAGACGGCCCCGCCTCGACCACGTCGCCGACATTGGTGCGGAATGTGATAAGCTGCGCATCGCCATGTCCGGCGACATTCATCTCAACCGCCACGAAAGGTGCATCGACAACCCTGATGCCGACCTTTTCGACCGGAGTTATCAGATAGGTTTTGCCGTCCTCATCCTTGCGCAGAACCGTCGAAAAAAGCTGAACCAGAGCCAACCGTCCGATAGGTGTTCCCAGGTAGAACCAGGTACCGTCGGGGCGGATCTCCATGTCCAGGTCACCGCAGAAGTCAGGGTTCCAGCGGTCCACAGGTGGCAGCCCCTTTCCAGCCCGCGCTGCACGTGAGATCAGCGCTGCTAGTCCGGCACTGTCACCGGCATCGTTCAAACTGGGGTTGTTCGGTTCTGTTTCGTTGGCCATCGTCACGAAATAGTCACTGTTGTTACGCTTGTCAGCCATGACCGGTGATTTAAGTTCGCTGGCAGGGGTGAGGTGCACCCCTGAGTCGCACCTGGAGCGCACATATTGGCCGCTCCGATTGATCGAAGGATAATGCCCCATGAGCATCGCGATCAAGGAAAAGCCTTTGAATGAAAAGGAGATGATCGCCGCGGCTGAACACGCGCTCGCTGATATTTCTGCTGTGCGGAATGCGGTTGGCGAGGTGATCTTCGGGCAGCAGAGCGTGGTCGAGCGTACTCTGGTGGCCCTTCTGGCCGGTGGCCATGCGCTGCTAGTCGGCGTTCCTGGCCTCGCAAAGACGAAACTTGTGGAAACTCTGGGCGTAACGCTCGGCCTGGATGCCCGCCGCATTCAGTTCACGCCCGACCTCATGCCATCGGATATTCTTGGCTCCGAGGTGATGGACGCCGATGAGTCCGGCAGACGCTCGTTCCGCTTTATCCCCGGCCCGGTATTTGCACAATTGCTGATGGCCGACGAAATCAACCGAGCCAGCCCTCGCACACAGTCCGCGCTGTTGCAGTCAATGCAGGAATATCACGTCACCGTCGCCGGCGCCCGCCACGACTTGCCCGCGCCCTTCCACGTTTTGGCCACACAGAACCCACTCGAGCAGGAAGGAACCTATCCGCTGCCGGAAGCCCAGCTTGACCGCTTCCTGATGCAGGTCGATATCCCTTATCCCGACATCGAAGCCGAGCGTCGCATCCTGCTTGACACCACCGGTGTTGATGAGGCGCGTCCGCGCAATGTGATGAGCGCCGAGCGGCTAAAGGAGATACAGCATTTGATCCGGCGTATGCCGGTGCCCGAAAGCGTCGTAGAAGCGATCCTGAAGTTGGTCCGGTCTGCCCGTCCGGGTCAGGGCGATACGGATACCGACAAGCATGTTTCCTGGGGGCCGGGCCCCCGCGCTAGCCAGGCACTGATGCTTTGCGCCCGCGCCCGCGCCCTCTATGATGGACGCTTGGCACCCTCTATTGACGATGTTCACGCACTGGCCGAGCCAGTGCTACAGCACCGGATGGCCCTGACATTTGCCGCCCGCGCCGAAGGCATGTCGGTGCGTGACGTTGTGGCCCGGCTGGTCAAGGCTGGAGCCTAGTCCATGCCTTTGACCACCTGGACCAGGCTCTGATGGCCAAGATCGGAGAGGCAGAAGGATCGGTCGGGGCACATGACGCCCTTGCCCGCGCACGACAGCGTGCTGCATTGGTGCCTGATCTGATGGTTGAGGCACGCCGGGTTGTAGCAAGCGTGATCTCTGGATGGCACGGCAGGCGCAAACGCGGCATCGGCGAAAATTTCTGGCAGTTTCGACCCTATGTCGAGGGCGAAACCATGTCGCGCATCGACTGGAGGCGCTCCGCCCGCGACGATCATGTTTATGTCCGAGACCGCGAATGGGAGGCAGCCCACACTGTCTGGCTTTGGGCCGATCCCTCGGCTTCCATGCTGTACCGATCAGCCGGCGCGCAGGCTTCAAAACAATCGCGCGCACTGGTTTTGATACTGGCTATGGCCGAACTTCTTTCGCGAAGCGGCGAACGTATTGCATGGCCGGGGCTTGTCGATCCATTCACTGCGCGCAATGGCGCCGAGCGGCTGGCAGTACACCTCGCACATGCCGATTCCAAGCCATCACGACCCGATCTGACGGGCATCCGCCGCTTCTCCGACATCGTCATCGCCAGTGATTTTCTTGATCCGGTGGAAGACATTGTGGAATGGCTTGATGTGCTCGCCCGTCATGGCGTACGCGCCCACCTGATCGAAATTGCCGATCCGGCGGAAGAAAGTTTTCCGTATGCAGGGCGCACCGAATTTTCTGATCCTGAGACCGGGCAAAAACTGACCGCTGGCCGCGCCGAACTGTTGGCCGACGAATACCGCAAGCTTTACAGCGCGAGGCGACAGGAACTCGCCAGTTGGGCAGCGCGGCTAGGCTGGAGTTACACGGTCAGCCATACGGACCGCCTCGCCTCGCAGGCATTGGTCAAGGTTCATATGGCGATGACAGCTGATGGTGGCTCTACCTTAAAGGCGTCGGCATGAGCTGGCTTCCGCTTTCTTTTGGCGCCCCGATGCTGCTTTGGGGCCTTCTGGCACTACCGGTCATCTGGTGGCTTCTCAGAGTGACGCCACCACGTCCGCAGACCGAGATTTTTCCGCCACTGAAAATCCTGGCACGCGTGCTGAGGCAAGACGAGACGTCACATCAGAGTCCGTGGTGGATAACCCTTTTGCGGTTAGTGATGGCAGGGCTGATAGTGGCGGCGCTGGCCAAACCTGTGCTTAACCCAAAGGAGGACATGCCGGAGACGGGCGAGGCGCTGGCACTCGTCGTCGACAACAACTGGACAACATCAGCCGAGTGGAACAGTCATGTGGCAACTGCCACCAGACTGATCGACGAGGCTGAGCGAAACTCGGTTCCGATCCTTCTCGCCTTCACCTCCGAAAGAGCCAACCAGCAGATCGGCCCTTTCGGTGCGGCGGAAGCCCTCAATCGCCTCAACGCCGTGAAGCCTCGCCCGGTGCCCGCAGACCGGAAGGCGATCTTTGATCGGGTAGCCGATGCCATGCGCTCAATGCCGCCAGCCACATTGGCCATCCTTTCTGATGGCCTGGCCGGGCCTGACGACGAGGTGGCATTTAATACTTTGATAGCGACAACGCGGCCTGCCAACATCATCTGGGCAACGCCCGAACGGCTCGACACAATCGGGCTGACCAGCGCAATCAATGGCACCGACCGTTTCACGGTGACAGCGGTGCGTGCCACAACCAACGCGGCTCCATCCATTCTGACCGCCGGCGCGTTTGACAACAGAGGTCGACGCCTGGGCGATGCGACTTTGACTTTTCAGCCCGGCGCTACCGAGGCAACCGGCGACATTGTGGTGCCGTTCGAATTGCGAAACGATTTCGCCTCCATCGCACTCGACGGTGAATTAAATGCTGGCGCAGTACGAGTACTCGACGGATCATCGACTCGCCGGCGTGTCGGACTGTTATCGGAAACTCCGGTGGATGAAGCGCGGCTGCTTTTGTCGCCGCTGCATTACATA includes:
- a CDS encoding DUF58 domain-containing protein translates to MAKIGEAEGSVGAHDALARARQRAALVPDLMVEARRVVASVISGWHGRRKRGIGENFWQFRPYVEGETMSRIDWRRSARDDHVYVRDREWEAAHTVWLWADPSASMLYRSAGAQASKQSRALVLILAMAELLSRSGERIAWPGLVDPFTARNGAERLAVHLAHADSKPSRPDLTGIRRFSDIVIASDFLDPVEDIVEWLDVLARHGVRAHLIEIADPAEESFPYAGRTEFSDPETGQKLTAGRAELLADEYRKLYSARRQELASWAARLGWSYTVSHTDRLASQALVKVHMAMTADGGSTLKASA
- a CDS encoding CoA pyrophosphatase, which gives rise to MDVRSEIRFSAEDFRLRAARQGGAPADIDYGDHCLNPGSRDLLLKAGMRDAAVLIPVVDRGADSSLLLTLRTEHLRNHAGQVAFPGGAIDAEDASPEAAAVRETTEEIGLGPDDIEIVGRMPDYLSGSGFRIAPVLGIVRADYLMTLNQDEVADAFEVPLRFVMDPQNHIMDSRMWQGHERYFYAIQFGERRIWGVTAGIVRTLYERLYT
- a CDS encoding AAA family ATPase, giving the protein MSIAIKEKPLNEKEMIAAAEHALADISAVRNAVGEVIFGQQSVVERTLVALLAGGHALLVGVPGLAKTKLVETLGVTLGLDARRIQFTPDLMPSDILGSEVMDADESGRRSFRFIPGPVFAQLLMADEINRASPRTQSALLQSMQEYHVTVAGARHDLPAPFHVLATQNPLEQEGTYPLPEAQLDRFLMQVDIPYPDIEAERRILLDTTGVDEARPRNVMSAERLKEIQHLIRRMPVPESVVEAILKLVRSARPGQGDTDTDKHVSWGPGPRASQALMLCARARALYDGRLAPSIDDVHALAEPVLQHRMALTFAARAEGMSVRDVVARLVKAGA
- a CDS encoding DUF1285 domain-containing protein, coding for MANETEPNNPSLNDAGDSAGLAALISRAARAGKGLPPVDRWNPDFCGDLDMEIRPDGTWFYLGTPIGRLALVQLFSTVLRKDEDGKTYLITPVEKVGIRVVDAPFVAVEMNVAGHGDAQLITFRTNVGDVVEAGPSHPLRFVDEAETGGLKPYVLVRGRLEALVARSVMYELVQHGEEIDIGNQRMFAVRSGGEIYPIMPSETLQRLSL
- a CDS encoding CCA tRNA nucleotidyltransferase, coding for MNGVRSVAAASWLKGESLQSLLAVLSASGEESRIAGGAVRNTLLNEPVTDIDIATTNRPEETVRRAEAAGFKAVPTGAEHGTITVVAKGQAFEVTTLRSDIDTDGRHAKVVFGRDWLRDAERRDFTINALYANADGTVVDLVGGLADLESRTLRFIGDAETRIREDNLRILRFFRFFAWYGSGRPDAAGLKACARLKDGLDQLSAERVWNELKRLLAAPDPSRALLWMRQAGVLSKVLPESEKWGIDSIHALVKAERDLSWHVDPLLRLEAIVPPDAARMKTLAERLKLSKSDAQRLRGWSITAPLAKETSDVALSQALYRGDPLGVADRLRLHLIAARERAEAGDKSLMEAGSYIRQLRFVQEWQRPEFPIRGSDLTDLGMKQGAALGHTLKRLETLWIDSGFVLERDALMARAAEISQV